The Candidatus Stygibacter australis genome includes a region encoding these proteins:
- a CDS encoding CFI-box-CTERM domain-containing protein has translation MDKKEDFIYPKEVYIDKIEKKLKISFSTEQMVKTKMMIIEAYHRGIIPDDEYKKIKIKCDDFYKREGTVGFGSINLLSWTESRETSPQEFMHKLIGHLQPQEREEDIKQEDKIGSIATPTYGSYNHSSVVEYREFRDKVLYSNYLEKLFVKLYYKISPSIVDFIKSINKLRDFLTNFLNIYCKK, from the coding sequence ATGGATAAAAAGGAGGATTTTATATATCCAAAAGAAGTGTATATCGATAAAATTGAGAAGAAACTGAAAATTTCATTTTCAACAGAGCAAATGGTAAAAACTAAAATGATGATTATTGAGGCTTATCATAGGGGAATAATTCCAGATGATGAATACAAAAAAATTAAAATCAAATGTGATGATTTCTATAAAAGAGAAGGAACTGTAGGATTTGGCAGCATCAACCTGTTATCTTGGACAGAGAGTCGTGAAACTTCCCCACAAGAATTTATGCATAAATTAATTGGTCATTTACAACCCCAAGAACGAGAAGAAGATATCAAACAAGAAGATAAGATTGGTAGTATTGCTACTCCCACTTATGGTAGTTACAATCATTCCTCAGTTGTCGAATATAGAGAATTCAGAGATAAAGTTCTTTATAGTAACTATCTCGAAAAATTATTTGTTAAATTATATTATAAGATAAGCCCTAGTATTGTAGATTTCATAAAAAGCATAAACAAGCTAAGAGATTTTCTTACAAATTTCTTGAATATCTATTGTAAAAAATAA
- a CDS encoding transposase — translation MMVKIKNKDQLEIVGVENWRNGYSLKKIARLEKSWALVFREYILPYLPVKFIKKFYFYKTGRNSKELYSTIGAAILQQFFDLSDAETVEKLAFDQQWHVALDCFDDEDQVMCERTLFSMHTHISEENLADKIFALATDVMVEALQIDVSKQRLDSVHVNSNMAC, via the coding sequence ATGATGGTAAAGATAAAAAATAAAGATCAGTTAGAAATCGTTGGAGTAGAAAATTGGCGTAATGGTTACTCACTAAAGAAGATAGCGCGATTGGAAAAATCATGGGCTTTAGTCTTTCGTGAATATATTCTACCTTACCTTCCCGTGAAGTTCATAAAGAAATTTTACTTTTATAAGACAGGTAGAAATTCCAAAGAACTTTATTCTACGATTGGAGCAGCCATTCTTCAGCAGTTTTTTGATTTATCAGACGCAGAAACAGTAGAAAAGTTAGCTTTCGATCAGCAATGGCACGTTGCTTTAGATTGTTTTGACGATGAAGATCAAGTTATGTGCGAGAGAACACTTTTTAGCATGCATACCCATATATCAGAAGAAAATCTGGCTGATAAGATATTTGCTCTTGCAACCGATGTGATGGTCGAAGCCTTACAAATAGATGTCAGTAAACAAAGACTTGATTCAGTTCATGTAAATTCCAATATGGCATGCTAA
- a CDS encoding NlpC/P60 family protein: protein MITKKINIIVLFVIFAFSSFLFSDTGTIQIISSINNSAYTIDSKIASIDDDIKLSIVFNQKLQNNIINYSPVDNISIVDSGISGNETVHWDEAGESSIKWYKIEEANGDYYSNTTPSWHWENIPYKETEIVEWRNQFIVTADVTPTVFKPVFCNGKVTGTMRYKAVLNIDGDTFSTPGKDSKYKGSISNKVHRISLKGNTDCEVINCALAMCNLPYIWGSASFTGNDLDNHQTELFIGADCADFAVAAYQMSGYQLAYDSIKNLTKTKIIARQATEQNGNYLDAQNDVIIVGENGIHPGDFVYWDTVHVGLYYEDKSDPGSSYCGKGDGLFNQYDLVIHTLYAEPKIESISEIPDFGDLIIYRHIEN, encoded by the coding sequence ATGATTACTAAAAAGATAAATATAATAGTCTTATTTGTCATTTTTGCTTTTTCAAGCTTTCTATTTTCTGATACTGGGACCATACAAATAATTTCCAGTATCAATAACAGCGCTTATACTATTGACTCTAAAATCGCATCCATCGATGATGATATCAAATTGAGCATTGTTTTCAATCAAAAACTACAAAATAATATTATCAATTACTCTCCTGTTGACAATATATCGATTGTAGATTCTGGAATATCTGGCAACGAAACTGTACATTGGGATGAAGCTGGTGAATCATCAATAAAATGGTATAAAATTGAGGAAGCAAACGGTGATTACTATAGTAATACTACGCCATCCTGGCATTGGGAGAATATCCCCTACAAAGAAACAGAAATTGTTGAATGGCGAAATCAGTTTATCGTTACAGCCGATGTGACTCCCACTGTTTTCAAACCGGTATTTTGTAATGGCAAAGTGACGGGGACAATGCGTTATAAAGCTGTACTCAATATTGATGGTGATACTTTTTCGACACCAGGGAAAGACTCTAAATATAAGGGCTCAATTAGCAACAAAGTGCATCGCATCAGCTTGAAAGGTAATACTGACTGCGAAGTTATCAATTGTGCCCTTGCTATGTGTAATCTGCCATATATTTGGGGCAGCGCAAGCTTTACTGGAAATGATTTGGATAATCATCAAACTGAGTTATTTATAGGTGCTGACTGCGCTGATTTTGCTGTTGCTGCTTATCAGATGTCAGGATATCAACTTGCTTATGACAGTATAAAAAACCTTACTAAAACAAAAATTATTGCCAGACAGGCAACAGAGCAAAACGGTAATTATTTGGATGCACAAAATGACGTAATTATAGTTGGTGAAAATGGAATCCACCCAGGTGATTTTGTATATTGGGACACTGTTCATGTTGGATTGTATTACGAAGACAAAAGTGATCCAGGAAGCTCTTATTGTGGGAAAGGGGATGGTCTTTTTAATCAATATGATCTGGTTATCCACACGCTTTATGCCGAACCCAAAATTGAAAGCATTAGTGAAATTCCTGATTTTGGTGATTTGATAATTTATCGGCATATTGAAAATTAA
- a CDS encoding helix-turn-helix transcriptional regulator, producing MKQEFREFISGFNDEIVDEVSAFGIQLQFLEDVKDRMRIIGINQKELSEKMAVHPSFLSNVFNGNKLLNLKHIAKIERILNIDISLALISESNIIMLSSSEVEYNPCALEAGETLKKQLKDEITKLTESIADIKKDSPDSKPKAA from the coding sequence ATGAAGCAGGAATTTAGAGAATTTATCAGCGGGTTTAACGATGAAATAGTAGATGAAGTCAGTGCTTTTGGTATTCAATTACAATTTCTTGAAGACGTAAAAGATAGAATGAGAATTATCGGTATTAATCAAAAAGAATTATCAGAGAAAATGGCTGTTCATCCTTCTTTTTTAAGTAACGTCTTCAATGGTAATAAACTTCTTAATTTGAAGCACATTGCCAAAATTGAAAGAATATTAAATATTGATATTTCGCTTGCATTAATTTCGGAAAGTAATATAATTATGCTGTCTTCAAGTGAAGTTGAATATAATCCATGTGCTTTGGAAGCAGGAGAAACATTGAAGAAGCAACTTAAGGATGAAATCACAAAGTTAACAGAGTCAATTGCTGATATAAAAAAGGATAGTCCTGACTCAAAGCCCAAAGCGGCATAG
- a CDS encoding YiiX family permuted papain-like enzyme, translating into MKKFTVAILLVCVILICSCQQDMLHNGDIIFQVSKSSQSLAIQKATHSQYSHMGIIYILEGKIYVYEAVGPVKTTPFKEWIARGEDHHYVVKRLKNWKNVLTEDNLLKMKESGDQFLNKPYDIYFDWSDESIYCSELVWKIYHRALGIDIGELKTMADFDLSSPEVQKLMKKRYPQGVPLDMSVISPADMYNSELLYTVIHN; encoded by the coding sequence ATTAAGAAATTTACTGTAGCAATATTGCTGGTATGTGTGATTTTGATCTGCTCATGCCAGCAAGATATGCTCCACAACGGGGATATCATCTTTCAGGTCTCAAAATCCAGTCAGAGCCTGGCTATCCAAAAGGCAACTCATTCACAATACAGTCACATGGGGATTATCTATATACTGGAAGGTAAGATATATGTTTATGAAGCTGTCGGTCCAGTAAAAACAACCCCATTTAAAGAGTGGATTGCCAGAGGAGAAGATCATCATTACGTTGTGAAGCGACTTAAAAACTGGAAAAATGTGCTGACCGAAGATAATTTACTGAAAATGAAAGAATCCGGAGACCAGTTTCTGAATAAACCTTATGACATTTACTTCGACTGGTCAGATGAAAGTATTTACTGCTCCGAACTGGTCTGGAAAATTTATCATCGAGCTTTAGGTATTGATATTGGGGAACTTAAAACCATGGCAGATTTCGATCTGTCATCTCCTGAAGTACAGAAGCTCATGAAAAAACGCTACCCACAGGGAGTACCCTTGGATATGTCTGTAATTTCCCCGGCTGATATGTATAATTCAGAATTGCTTTATACCGTAATCCATAACTAA
- a CDS encoding TerB family tellurite resistance protein, with protein sequence MDNVKSAFTMLYLLSSCDGEVSSSELDLIIKYLEENEDKIDFDHHQLTGSLLFLSEEEIKLKLEETALEYKGSSSEEERIELLKFAFKIVISDGKIATEEIRLFNILGRVWNVDIDEFIKANHLY encoded by the coding sequence ATGGATAATGTAAAAAGTGCATTTACGATGCTTTATCTTCTTTCATCTTGTGATGGAGAAGTAAGTTCCTCTGAGCTTGATCTGATCATAAAATATCTCGAAGAAAATGAGGATAAGATTGACTTTGATCATCATCAGTTAACCGGTTCATTGCTTTTTTTGAGTGAAGAAGAGATTAAATTGAAATTGGAAGAAACTGCTCTGGAATATAAAGGCAGCTCTTCTGAAGAAGAAAGAATCGAATTACTAAAATTTGCCTTTAAGATAGTGATATCTGACGGGAAAATTGCTACCGAAGAGATCAGGCTGTTCAATATCCTGGGCAGAGTCTGGAATGTCGATATTGACGAGTTCATTAAAGCCAATCATCTGTATTAG
- a CDS encoding GNAT family N-acetyltransferase, translated as MRNEVIHDIERNQFYLEFEGKRAFLDYKEIDDKLLEFHRTFVPRALRKQGLASLVVYAALEYARNNGIRVIPACSFVKHFIETHKMFQDLVAI; from the coding sequence ATGAGAAATGAAGTGATACACGATATTGAGAGGAATCAATTTTATCTGGAATTTGAGGGTAAACGGGCATTTTTGGATTACAAAGAGATCGATGATAAGTTACTGGAATTTCACCGGACTTTTGTACCGCGAGCTTTGCGTAAACAGGGTTTAGCCTCGTTAGTGGTCTATGCTGCCCTGGAATATGCCAGGAATAACGGAATCAGAGTAATTCCCGCCTGTTCCTTTGTGAAACACTTTATAGAAACGCATAAGATGTTTCAGGATCTGGTGGCAATCTGA
- a CDS encoding nitroreductase family protein, with the protein MTVKEAIEKRRSLRSMGKLEVTDELIRELGESAQLAASCYNNQPWQYVFVYEAGRLKEMQGALSKGNDWANKAGLIIAVLGKKEDDCVIHDREYYHFDIGMATAQMILRATEMGLMVHPIAGYSPRKTREILQIPEDREVIALLIVGGEPEGIDEDLSEQQKAGELERPERKKLDEFIFHNQYK; encoded by the coding sequence ATGACAGTTAAAGAAGCGATCGAAAAAAGAAGGTCATTGCGTTCTATGGGTAAATTAGAGGTTACCGATGAACTGATCAGAGAACTGGGTGAAAGTGCACAGCTTGCGGCATCGTGTTATAATAATCAGCCGTGGCAGTATGTGTTTGTGTATGAAGCGGGTAGATTGAAAGAGATGCAGGGAGCTTTGAGCAAGGGTAACGATTGGGCAAATAAAGCAGGATTGATAATTGCGGTATTAGGCAAAAAGGAAGATGATTGCGTGATCCATGACCGTGAATATTACCATTTTGATATTGGTATGGCGACGGCTCAGATGATATTACGGGCAACTGAGATGGGTTTAATGGTCCATCCTATAGCGGGGTATAGTCCCAGAAAAACCAGGGAAATATTGCAAATACCGGAAGATAGGGAAGTGATAGCGCTTTTGATAGTGGGTGGAGAACCTGAAGGGATTGATGAGGATCTATCTGAGCAGCAGAAAGCAGGGGAGTTGGAGCGTCCGGAACGTAAGAAGCTGGACGAGTTTATCTTTCATAATCAGTATAAATAA